Proteins found in one Amphiprion ocellaris isolate individual 3 ecotype Okinawa chromosome 22, ASM2253959v1, whole genome shotgun sequence genomic segment:
- the LOC111572709 gene encoding patched domain-containing protein 3-like, with product MGCRRTDCISKPLSGLFEKLGSTVGSYPFYFFIIPLFLSAALGVGLINLEDVADNDLERQFTPRKGPSKAVRAFVRENFPYNDSMFSEDRLYDKPHFASLIAVARDNLNILEGPAFEDVLRLNDKILNITVGNGQLAFSDLCAIADGECVSNVILDILSSSEAGPSSLTYPEYTYGSKSVFLGFVLGGVITDGRGSVRSARALKLLYMLGDHENEASKLWLRGFKSLMSKELNHNCIDVSYYTSKSKQEEIDSHTTDGFPLFLITYACAITFSVLSCLRMDNVRNKVWVAVFGVLSSGLAVLSSFGLLLYIGVPFVITVANSPFLILGIGLNNMFIMVSDWQHTHVKDPVPERMAHTYKEAIMSITITALTDVLKFFIGVTSDFPSVQSFCLYTATSIIFCYIYTITFFGAFLALNGRREGSNRHWLTCKKIPSDRPDGRSKMYNICCVGGGYDKSTGAEKKQPASNFFKDYYGPFLIKPWVKGVVIFLYVAYLAASIYGCFHIQQGIELYDLAADHSHVTRFIKKDREYFSDYGPSVMVIVTEAFPYWDKTKRHQLLTCMEDFKTPNFVDKDVYTSWLGSYLSYSQENHLNLDDKDVFLKNLSPFFELFPFFKQDVNLTGDVIFASRVFIQTIDINNAEMEIYMLKGLKSIVSNCSVASLSVYNQEFIFYDQYSVVVKSTIKNVIVITAVMLAVSMLLIPNLLCSLGVACSIGSVTAGVTGFMALWNVSLDSISMIIFSICIGFTVDFSAHVSYAFVSSKKPNADEKAIEALSNLSYPILQGTLSTILGVSVLATCEFNTFRTFFKIFFLVMFFGMIHSLVFIPVMLTAVTCSSEEKQEDKCETTEKISKL from the exons ATGGGCTGCAGACGCACAGATTGCATCTCAAAGCCTCTGTCGGGCCTTTTTGAGAAACTTGGGTCCACAGTAGGCTCCTAtcctttttatttcttcatcatCCCCCTTTTCCTCTCAGCAGCACTCGGTGTAGGCTTGATCAATCTCGAGGACGTGGCGGACAATGATCTTGAGCGGCAGTTCACACCGAGGAAAGGACCCTCGAAGGCGGTGAGAGCTTTTGTCCGGGAAAACTTCCCCTACAATGACTCCATGTTTTCCGAAGACAGGCTGTATGACAAACCTCACTTTGCGTCCCTCATCGCTGTGGCAAGAGACAACCTAAACATCCTGGAAGGTCCTGCCTTCGAGGACGTCCTCAGACTCAACGATAAGATCCTTAACATCACCGTGGGCAATGGACAACTGGCATTCAGTGACTTGTGCGCCATAGCCGATGGAGAATGCGTCTCCAATGTCATCCTAGACATTCTTAGCTCCAGTGAAGCTGGACCAAGCAGCCTCACCTACCCAGAATACACATACGGATCCAAATCGGTGTTTCTGGGCTTTGTGCTCGGCGGAGTCATTACAGACGGCCGAGGCTCGGTGAGAAGCGCTCGTGCTTTGAAACTCTTGTACATGTTGGGGGATCACGAAAATGAAGCCTCCAAATTATGGCTGAGAGGATTTAAAAGCCTCATGTCCAAGGAGCTGAACCACAATTGCATCGAT GTGTCTTACTACACCTCCAAGTCCAAGCAGGAGGAGATTGACAGTCACACCACAGATGGCTTCCCTTTATTCCTCATCACTTATGCCTGTGCTATCACCTTCTCAGTGCTGTCCTGCCTGAG GATGGACAACGTGAGGAACAAGGTGTGGGTGGCTGTGTTTGGCGTCCTCTCGTCTGGCCTAGCTGTCCTGTCCTCCTTTGGCTTGCTGCTCTACATCGGAGTGCCGTTCGTTATCACCGTCGCAAACTCTCCTTTCCTGATACTCG GAATCGGCCTCAACAACATGTTCATCATGGTGTCCGACTGGCAGCACACACACGTCAAAGACCCGGTGCCGGAGCGAATGGCCCACACCTACAAAGAAGCCATCATGTCCATCACCATCACCGCCCTCACCGACGTCCTCAAGTTCTTCATCGGCGTCACGTCCGACTTCCCCTCGGTCCAGTCCTTCTGCCTCTACACCGCCACCTCCATCATCTTCTGCTACATCTACACCATCACCTTCTTCGGAGCCTTCCTGGCCCTGAACGGGAGGCGGGAAGGCAGCAACAGGCACTGGCTGACCTGCAAGAAAATACCATCCGACAGACCCGATGGCCGCTCTAAGATGTACAACATCTGCTGTGTGGGAGGCGGCTACGATAAGAGCACTGGAGCGGAGAAAAAACAGCCAGCGAGTAATTTCTTTAAGGATTACTACGGCCCGTTTTTGATCAAGCCCTGGGTCAAGGGGGTGGTAATCTTCCTCTATGTGGCATATTTAGCTGCGAGTATTTATGGATGTTTCCACATACAGCAGGGGATTGAGCTTTATGATCTGGCAGCTGATCACTCCCACGTTACAAGATTCATAAAGAAAGATAGGGAGTATTTCTCTGATTATGGTCCATCTGTGATGGTTATTGTGACTGAGGCCTTCCCATATTGGGATAAAACCAAGAGGCATCAACTTCTAACCTGCATGGAGGACTTTAAAACCCCCAACTTTGTAGATAAGGACGTCTACACATCCTGGCTGGGCTCTTATTTGTCATATAGCCAAGAAAATCATCTAAACCTCGACGataaagatgtttttctcaAGAATTTGTCTCCCTTTTTTGAGTTGTTTCCCTTTTTCAAGCAAGATGTGAACCTCACCGGAGATGTCATCTTCGCATCCCGGGTTTTCATCCAGACCATAGATATAAACAACGCTGAGATGGAGATTTATATGCTCAAAGGTCTTAAATCCATCGTGAGCAATTGCAGCGTAGCGTCTTTATCAGTCTACAACCAGGAGTTCATCTTCTACGACCAGTACAGCGTGGTGGTGAAAAGCACCATTAAGAACGTCATAGTGATCACGGCGGTGATGTTGGCCGTATCGATGCTGCTGATTCCCAACCTGCTCTGCTCGTTGGGGGTGGCTTGTTCCATCGGTTCGGTGACCGCGGGGGTGACCGGTTTCATGGCTCTGTGGAACGTCAGCCTGGACTCCATCTCCATGATCATCTTCAGCATCTGCATCGGATTCACCGTCGATTTCTCCGCTCACGTATCGTACGCCTTCGTCTCCAGCAAGAAGCCCAATGCTGACGAAAAGGCCATCGAGGCTCTCTCCAATCTGAGTTACCCGATTCTTCAAGGCACCTTGTCCACCATCTTGGGCGTGTCAGTGTTGGCGACGTGTGAATTCAACACCTTCAGGACGTTCTTTAAGATCTTTTTCCTTGTCATGTTTTTTGGGATGATTCACAGCCTCGTTTTCATCCCCGTCATGCTGACGGCGGTTACATGCAGCTCAGAGGAAAAGCAAGAAGATAAATGTGAAACCACAGAGAAGATCAGCAAACTATGA
- the LOC111572641 gene encoding threonine synthase-like 1 — MGLLNASQLAVRAARCCLSPLSTSKSWLSTKTAPLGDKNILLMGPPGAGKTTVGKIVAHKLGLPLVDVDDDVLEATWKMPVAAKLAAVGGKRFLEEEGQALCNFSASGCVVSLTGSNPLHDEAMQHVKQGGLVVYLDVDGEDIIQRLTRMKVNRVVGQEAGVSMRDILLYRKQFYEKWLDVRVLCGTGDTVEEVAEKVLKAVRRYENRDEETFVSTRCDSAGRSNQKSYFSDVVVEGLAADGGLYVPKNGFPKLDAREWLRLAAMSYQERALVLLEKCIHPLDVSALDLRTMIFKAYGSNFSSEAVAPVKHLMHNQYIQELFHGPTASFKDLALQLMPQLFAYCLPPMCNYLILVATSGDTGSAVLSGFSRLSGVDRHRTGVLVFFPEEGVSEIQKLQMTSYREGNARAVSVLSDFDFCQRTIKRMFGESGLTGHLAVEYGTVLSTANSINWARLLPQVVYHSSAYLDLCRDGVINFGEPVDVCIPTGNFGNAMSAVYAKQMGIPIRKVICASNHNCVVSDFITTGEYDLRGRPLMPSHSPAIDILKSSNLERFIYHVSHGGSRLVRDLFTRLDGQQHFQFPEPLLGRMQQEVLAGWCSEDDCLAAIQSVQAQTGYVMDTHTGVAKVVADRLQDGSCPVVLCSTAHYGKFAPAVFKALQAQNIPEDPVEQLKKLEVAASRPETHREMMRCLKESGRRRHTVCPADYSVLVEEVESMIQDSFLKVM; from the exons ATGGGTTTACTGAATGCAAGTCAGCTCGCGGTCAGAGCTGCCAGATGCTGCCTGAGCCCCCTTTCAACATCAAAATCATGGCTCTCCACCAAAACCGCCCCCCTGGGCGACAAGAACATCCTGCTCATGGGTCCTCCTGGAGCAGGGAAGACCACAGTGGGGAAGATCGTGGCCCACAAACTGGGCCTGCCGCTGGTAGACGTCGACGATGACGTCTTGGAGGCGACGTGGAAGATGCCGGTCGCTGCCAAGCTGGCAGCGGTGGGTGGAAAGCGTTTCTTGGAGGAAGAAGGTCAAGCTTTGTGCAACTTCTCTGCTTCTGGGTGTGTCGTTTCCCTGACGGGCTCCAACCCTCTCCACGATGAGGCGATGCAGCACGTCAAGCAGGGCGGGCTGGTCGTCTACCTGGACGTGGACGGCGAGGACATCATACAGAGGCTCACCAGGATGAAGGTGAACAGGGTAGTAGGCCAGGAGGCGGGGGTCTCTATGAGGGACATCCTGCTCTACAGGAAACAGTTTTATGAGAAGTGGCTGGATGTGAGGGTTTTGTGTGGAACGGGAGACACGGTGGAGGAAGTAGCGGAGAAGGTGCTGAAAGCTGTGAGGAGATATGAGAACCGTGATGAGGAAACCTTTGTGTCAACCAGGTGTGACAGCGCAGGACGGTCCAATCAGAAAAGCTACTTTAGTGATGTGGTTGTTGAGGGTCTGGCTGCAGATGGAGGCCTGTATGTTCCCAAAAATGGCTTCCCAAAGCTTGATGCACGTGAATGGCTGAGATTAGCCGCTATGTCATACCAAGAACGAGCTTTAGTTTTGCTTGAAAAGTGCATCCACCCGCTGGACGTCTCTGCTTTGGATCTCAGAACGATGATATTTAAAGCGTACGGGTCAAACTTTTCTAGTGAGGCCGTTGCTCCTGTGAAGCACCTCATGCACAATCAGTACATTCAGGAGCTTTTTCATGGCCCCACCGCCTCCTTTAAGGACCTGGCCTTGCAGCTGATGCCTCAACTCTTCGCCTACTGCCTCCCACCCATGTGCAACTACCTCATCCTGGTGGCCACGTCCGGAGACACTGGCAGCGCCGTCCTCAGCGGCTTCAGCAGGCTGAGCGGCGTTGACAGACACCGGACCGGCGTGCTGGTGTTCTTCCCGGAGGAGGGAGTGAGTGAGATTCAGAAGCTCCAGATGACGAGCTACAGGGAGGGAAACGCCAGAGCCGTCAGCGTCCTGTCAGACTTCGACTTCTGTCAGAGAACCATCAAGAGGATGTTTGGAGAGTCGGGGCTGACCGGGCATCTGGCTGTGGAGTACGGCACCGTCCTCAGCACCGCCAACTCCATCAACTGGGCAAGACTGCTGCCACAG GTGGTCTACCACTCCTCAGCTTATCTGGATCTGTGCAGAGACGGTGTTATCAACTTCGGAGAGCCCGTTGATGTTTGCATCCCTACCGGCAACTTCGGCAATGCCATGTCAGCCGTGTACGCCAAGCAAATGGGCATCCCGATAAGAAAAGTCATCTGCGCGTCCAACCACAACTGCGTCGTCTCCGACTTTATCACCACTGGTGAGTACGACCTGCGTGGACGGCCTCTGATGCCGTCACACTCCCCGGCTATAGATATCCTGAAATCCTCCAACCTGGAGAGGTTTATCTACCACGTCTCGCACGGAGGCAGCCGCCTTGTCAGGGACCTGTTCACACGCTTAGACGGGCAGCAACACTTTCAGTTTCCAGAGCCTCTTCTTGGCAGGATGCAGCAGGAGGTCCTTGCTGGATGGTGCTCTGAGGACGACTGCTTGGCCGCCATCCAGAGCGTTCAAGCGCAGACCGGCTACGTCATGGACACGCACACCGGCGTGGCCAAAGTCGTGGCCGACAGGCTGCAGGACGGCTCATGCCCCGTGGTGCTTTGTTCCACCGCTCACTACGGGAAATTCGCTCCCGCTGTGTTCAAAGCTCTGCAAGCCCAAAATATTCCAGAGGATCCTGTCGAGCAGCTGAAGAAGCTGGAAGTCGCTGCTTCCAgaccagaaacacacagagagatgaTGAGATGCCTGAAGGAAAGTGGCAGGAGGCGACACACTGTTTGTCCTGCAGATTACAGTGTgttggtggaggaggtggagagcaTGATACAAGACTCTTTCTTGAAAGTTATGTAG
- the enkur gene encoding enkurin, with protein MSEVKYPPESIYNILPKEESRIEKQPRYMSKFRPAVVQESRLTKDAMRTMGPAKVEMPSTDKYLKKHSKESKPLGATECSKDAHKTCTCTEKKPPVPARTDNPLMGIHTKRDFIKTATAVPKKPQPICVDTSKGHKQPLENSGLVPKYIKKTDYGKIPTYLQQRNDEKLRAEEEYNRFVKDQREQGALRRLPDEERLAVLENLKKDWDKLHHEYQSLPLFIETMSQKAHKVRLEEEMKQLEKDISLFERFKTIYVSKH; from the exons ATGTCTGAAGTCAAGTATCCACCGGAAAGCATCTACAATATTCTTCCAAAAGAGGAAAGTCGTATTGAAAAACAGCCAAG gtacaTGTCCAAGTTCAGGCCAGCTGTTGTTCAGGAGAGCAGGTTAACCAAAGATGCAATGAGAACGATGGGACCAGCAAAAGTAGAAATGCCATCTACGGATAAATACCTGAAGAAGCATTCAAAAGAATCCAAACCTCTTGGAG CGACGGAGTGCTCTAAAGATGCTCATAAAACCTGCACCTGCACTGAGAAGAAACCACCAGTTCCTGCAAGGACTGACAACCCACTCATGGGAATCCACACCAAGAGGGACTTTATAAAGACAGCTACTGCAGTGCCGAAGAAGCCACAACCTATATGTGTGGACACCAGCAAGGGACACAAGCAGCCTCTTGAAAACTCAGGACTTGTCCCCAAGTACATCAAGAAAACG GATTACGGTAAAATACCTACATACCTGCAGCAGCGCAATGACGAAAAGCTGAGGGCTGAGGAGGAGTACAACAGGTTTGTAAAAGACCAGAGAGAGCAGGGAGCTCTGAGACGTCTGCCGGACGAGGAGCGACTAGCCGTCCTGGAG AACCTGAAGAAGGACTGGGATAAGCTGCATCATGAGTATCAGAGCCTCCCTCTCTTCATTGAAACCATGTCACAGAAGGCCCACAAGGTCCGGCTGGAAGAGGAAATGAAGCAGCTGGAGAAGGACATTAGCCTCTTCGAGAGGTTCAAAACCATCTACGTATCCAAACATTAG